The DNA segment TTGTGAAATTAGCTGAAGCTGAAAGTAAAATGCAACATACTGTTGAGGCGACTCAACGGGCATTTAATACAATTCGTACTGGCCGCGCCAATGCCAGCTTGTTAGATAAGGTGTTAGTAGACTACTACGGTTCACCTACACCCTTAAAATCTCTGGCAAATATTAGCACGCCAGACGCAACGACAATACTGATTCAGCCTTACGATAAGAGCAGTTTAAATATTGTCGAAAAAGCCATTTCTCTCTCCGATGTTGGTTTAACACCAAGTAACGATGGTGCTGTTATTCGCTTGAATATACCACCATTGACAAGCGATCGCCGCAAAGAACTAGTCAAAATTGCAGCCAAGTACGCGGAAGAAGGGCGTGTTGCTATTCGTAACATCCGCCGTGATGCCGTAGACTCAATTCGCAAGCTAGAGAAAAACGCCGAGGTTTCCGAAGATGAAGCCAAAGACCAACAAGACAAACTGCAAAAGCTAACCAATAAATACACCGCCAGAATCGATGAATTGTTGGTAGAAAAAGAAAAAGACATCTCCACTGTTTAAACAGTTTTCAGGCTGAGGAACATGAGATTCTTCAGCCTTTTTTATCTGTAAGTGTTGACTGTTGATCAGTCTCAGAAATTTTGAATTTTGAATTTTGAATTATTTATGTACGACACCATCATTGTTGGTGCTGGGCCTGCGGGTGGCGCAGCAGCCTATCATTTAGCCAAGAAAGGGCGCTCAGTATTAGTTTTAGAAAAAGAATCCTTACCTAGATATAAACCATGTGGCGGGGGAGTGTCACCAATAGTTGCCGAATGGTTTGACTTTGACTTTAGCCCAGCAATTTCTCTGAAAGTAGACTCGTTTCGCTTTACTTGGAACTTAGGCGATCCTGTAGAAGCGAAGATTGAGACTAAAGAGCCAGTGTGGATGGTACGTCGAGATGTTTTTGACCATTTCTTAGTCCAGCAAGCCCAGAAACAAGGGGCTGAACTGCGTGATAATACAGAAGTTACAGGAATTGAGTTTAAAAGCGATCGCTGGCAAGTTGACACTGTCAACGGCCCTGTTACAAGTCGCTACTTAATTGCGGCTGACGGTGCTAAAGGGCCAATGGCAAAATGGTTAGGCTTTAAAGAGCGTAAACGCCGTTTAGCCGGTGCATTAGAAGCAGAAGTTCCCGCCAATGTCGAAGATAAATCTACAATTCACTTCGAGTTTGGTTTAGTGAAAAATGGTTATATTTGGAACTTCCCCAAAGAAGATGGTTATTCTATTGGAGTGGGAACCTTCATTGGTGGTCAACCCCAAGATTTTAAGAAAATTTTGGTTGAATACTCTCAATTATTTAATATAGATGTCAAAACCAGTAAGCAGTATGGTCATCCAATTGCTTTGTGGGATGGTAATCAAAAATTACACACTCAAAATGCTATTTTGGCAGGGGAAGCAGCTTGTGTAGTTGACCCCATGACCGCCGAAGGGATTCGTCCCTCAATTTATAGTGGTGTTATGGCCGCCGGAGCCGTTGACAAAGCGCTTTCTGGTGATATCAACGCTTTGGAACAATACACCGAAATCATCCATGAAAGTTGGGGTGCGGAAATGGCTTGGGCGCAAAAATTAGCCGGAGCATTCTATCGCTTTCCTAGCGTTGGTTATCAAGTTGGTGTTAAGCGTCCCACTGCACCCAAAATTATGGGTAAAATCCTCTGTGGTGAAATGTCTTACAGCAGCGTTGCTGGTCGCGCTCTCAAGCGTTTAATCCCTGGCTTTAGAGGTTAGGGAACACCGATTAACAATTCAAAATTCAAAATTCAAAATTCAAAATGAAGAGAAGTATCTGTAGGGTGGGCATTGCCCAACGCCACTTGCTCCAA comes from the Nostoc sp. PCC 7120 = FACHB-418 genome and includes:
- a CDS encoding geranylgeranyl reductase family protein; the protein is MYDTIIVGAGPAGGAAAYHLAKKGRSVLVLEKESLPRYKPCGGGVSPIVAEWFDFDFSPAISLKVDSFRFTWNLGDPVEAKIETKEPVWMVRRDVFDHFLVQQAQKQGAELRDNTEVTGIEFKSDRWQVDTVNGPVTSRYLIAADGAKGPMAKWLGFKERKRRLAGALEAEVPANVEDKSTIHFEFGLVKNGYIWNFPKEDGYSIGVGTFIGGQPQDFKKILVEYSQLFNIDVKTSKQYGHPIALWDGNQKLHTQNAILAGEAACVVDPMTAEGIRPSIYSGVMAAGAVDKALSGDINALEQYTEIIHESWGAEMAWAQKLAGAFYRFPSVGYQVGVKRPTAPKIMGKILCGEMSYSSVAGRALKRLIPGFRG
- the frr gene encoding ribosome recycling factor, whose amino-acid sequence is MKLAEAESKMQHTVEATQRAFNTIRTGRANASLLDKVLVDYYGSPTPLKSLANISTPDATTILIQPYDKSSLNIVEKAISLSDVGLTPSNDGAVIRLNIPPLTSDRRKELVKIAAKYAEEGRVAIRNIRRDAVDSIRKLEKNAEVSEDEAKDQQDKLQKLTNKYTARIDELLVEKEKDISTV